A window from Glandiceps talaboti chromosome 15, keGlaTala1.1, whole genome shotgun sequence encodes these proteins:
- the LOC144446584 gene encoding cilia- and flagella-associated protein 206-like has protein sequence MSRAQAESVIKNIIREIAQECASKGQAVSETLVAFMVKAVVLDPVNEFNVDRTLTKDDVQKLIKICVDRLLDTRSPALDTVKMQVYFDMNYTTRADFLEEHRRVLESRLHPVVREITDSRARTREELESLYRKIVSAVLLRSGLGSPTDIAVVREATAALQSVFPQTELGTFMSLVKKDKERQLLELTQIVTGIRLFNKECGKGGEGIDDLPAILNEAVPATTQTVDTEIQRTTDTAFRYTALIEKMIAGHVSDGPSIHLLKDSLINTRQHEAFLRIILNDVINCAQQVEMLEAQLAARMEQLQATVQSKTAVPTAQVYPQFINLANIWSGFQDEMVLLSVLSNILASLEPFIKGHHDVFNDEALQPFMEDVYVVTDEQRIKETTGSDHRVNPSDFKHLDWLFPETTKNFERLPLQYRGYCGWTMVKFDRLLLPGNPEIGVLRYKDRYYTFSSKQAAYDFASEPESFITLVADGAKKSPELIQLLELHTQFATITPYSQGRDQGKMIEKPITKCDMGVQTDTHILEPNIVKSYEWNEWELRRKAIKLTNLRTKVTHSVQTNLSNMRRDNVSQVYLPKDQYSQTKRDDGSNVPKPQTFLAGLRGGGFPTRPTIMTKMDLTLDVDQT, from the exons ATGTCTAGGGCACAGGCAGAGAGTGTTATTAAGAACATCATCCGAGAAATTGCACAGGAATGTGCCAGCAAAGGACAGGCTGTCTCTGAGACACTAGTAGCATTTATGGTGAAAGCTGTTGTATTAGATCCAGTCAATGAATTCAATGTAGACAGAACATTAACCAAAGATGATGTACAGAAACTCATCAAG ATTTGCGTGGATAGATTGCTGGACACCAGATCGCCAGCTCTTGATACTGTCAAAATGCAggtttattttgatatgaattatACCACCAGAG cTGATTTCCTGGAAGAACACAGAAGAGTTTTAGAATCTCGATTGCATCCAGTAGTGAGAGAAATCACCGACAGTAGGGCCAGAACCAGAGAAGAACTGGAAAGTCTGTACAGAAAGATAGTATCAGCAGTTTTACTTAGATCAGGACTTGGTTCTCCTACTGATATTGCTGTAGTTAGAGAGGCCACTG CTGCACTGCAGAGTGTATTTCCACAAACTGAATTGGGTACATTTATGTCATTGGTGAAAAAAGATAAAGAAAGACAGCTGTTGGAACTGACTCAAATTGTGACTGGTATAAGGCTATTCaataaagaatgtggtaaaggtgGCGAAGGTATAGATGATT TGCCTGCTATTTTGAATGAAGCTGTACCAGCTACCACACAGACAGTAGACACTGAAATCCAAAGAACAACAGATACAGCATTTAGATACACAG CTTTGATAGAAAAGATGATTGCAGGACATGTCTCAGATGGTCCATCAATCCACTTACTAAAAGACTCCTTGATTAACACAAGGCAACATGAAGCTTTCCTCAGAATTATTCTG AATGATGTTATAAACTGTGCACAACAAGTTGAGATGTTGGAAGCCCAGTTGGCAGCCAGAATGGAACAATTACAGGCCACTGTACAGTCTAAAACTGCTGTTCCAACAGCTCAAGTTTAT CCTCAATTTATCAACTTAGCAAACATCTGGAGTGGATTTCAGGATGAAATGGTTCTTCTAAGTGTACTGAGTAACATCTTAGCAAGTCTGGAACCATTTATCAAG GGTCATCATGATGTGTTCAATGATGAAGCCTTACAGCCATTCATGGAAGATGTGTATGTTGTAACTGATGAACAGAGAATCAAGGAG ACCACAGGATCAGATCACCGTGTTAACCCGTCTGATTTTAAGCATCTAGACTGGTTGTTTCCTGAAACCACCAAGAACTTTGAAAGACTTCCTCTGCAGTATCGG GGTTACTGTGGATGGACTATGGTGAAATTTGATCGTTTATTGTTGCCTGGCAACCCTGAGATTGGTGTCTTACGCTACAAGGATAGATACTATACATTCTCAAGTAAGCAAGCTGCATATGACTTTGCCAGTGAACCTGAGAG CTTCATCACTTTAGTAGCTGACGGGGCCAAAAAATCTCCTGAGTTGATTCAGTTGTTAGAATTACACACACAGTTTGCCACTATTACACCATATTCACAG GGACGTGATCAGGGTAAGATGATAGAGAAACCAATCACTAAATGTGATATGGGTGTACAAACAGACACTCATATACTAGAACCCAACATTGTCAAGTCATATGAGTGGAATGAATGGGAGCTTAGACGTAAAGCCATCAAGCTG ACTAATCTAAGAACCAAAGTCACTCACTCTGTCCAAACCAATCTGAGTAACATGAGAAGAGATAACGTATCTCAAGTCTATCTACCAAA GGACCAGTACAGCCAAACAAAGCgtgatgatggtagtaatgTACCTAAACCACAAACCTTCCTAGCTGGTCTACGTGGTGGTGGCTTCCCTACCAGACCTACtatcatgacaaaaatggaTTTGACCTTGGATGTAGACCAAACCTAA